In Alicyclobacillus macrosporangiidus CPP55, a single window of DNA contains:
- a CDS encoding GGDEF domain-containing protein, which translates to MTEVFTRFLERLAQGMSWREAHMAFWMDLRAFGVEVHEPDGTVHERGILAGQPDWKSRFAVLDVPCSDGVYRVYFRADHCAEYSEAVRFAQAVDALLHDRERLMTEARHDALTGCLNRKGLQEWFADRVRRYTDDMGFVLVLLDFDHFKQLNDTQGHAKGDEALRVITNALNSEKRTHDILARLGGDEFVLIFEACACHPGIVQRLEGIKQRLPLKDYGLDLTMGVACYPRHGQTLEQLLARADLCLYRGKQEGRGKIVFDIDGHDTGEEGANGGGDLDGCRGCH; encoded by the coding sequence GTGACGGAGGTGTTCACGCGGTTTTTGGAGCGGCTGGCGCAGGGCATGTCTTGGCGGGAAGCGCACATGGCGTTCTGGATGGATTTGCGGGCCTTTGGTGTGGAGGTCCACGAACCAGACGGGACGGTACATGAGCGTGGAATCCTCGCGGGGCAGCCGGATTGGAAATCGAGATTCGCCGTATTGGACGTCCCCTGTTCGGATGGGGTGTACCGGGTGTATTTCCGGGCGGACCACTGTGCGGAGTATTCGGAGGCGGTGCGGTTCGCGCAGGCAGTGGACGCGCTTTTGCATGACCGCGAACGGCTTATGACGGAGGCGCGTCATGATGCGTTGACCGGGTGTTTGAATCGCAAAGGCTTGCAGGAGTGGTTCGCCGACCGGGTGCGGCGGTACACCGACGACATGGGGTTTGTTTTGGTGCTGCTCGACTTTGACCACTTCAAGCAACTCAACGACACCCAAGGGCACGCCAAGGGTGACGAAGCGTTGCGAGTCATCACCAACGCGCTGAATTCGGAAAAGCGTACGCACGACATACTGGCGCGTCTGGGCGGGGATGAATTTGTGCTCATCTTCGAGGCTTGTGCCTGTCATCCGGGGATTGTGCAAAGGCTTGAGGGCATCAAACAACGCTTGCCTCTCAAGGACTATGGACTCGACCTGACGATGGGCGTGGCGTGTTATCCCCGGCATGGGCAGACGCTCGAACAGCTTTTGGCACGGGCAGATTTGTGTTTGTATCGCGGTAAGCAAGAGGGGCGCGGGAAGATTGTGTTTGACATCGACGGTCATGACACGGGAGAGGAGGGAGCAAATGGCGGTGGAGATTTGGATGGATGCCGAGGGTGTCATTGA
- a CDS encoding transglycosylase SLT domain-containing protein gives MQALLRLAFRRSLWRRRAAWIVLGILLPMFAPATFGLVMVVAVLGGGAAYMADPWDGEIPKDVSPAHGIPSMFVAYVQQASLTYRVPMQFIAGEVMVESAWDPTAYTDYGGSHAMGLMQFEPETWSGWSNPYCRIDEPDTDAQRIQQYGGYGVDADGMWAPIGTPSQAASHIATLNAQCQARGNTGCAPYASPWDPADALAAGAKYLSTLYNQFGTWASASAHYYGGAGQDQYVASVMRYTYAYVLDTPPLQLDGGGFWPFGEADLAMSSAENGWWSVKGESKNPVVSQFLPSLPIVAPASGAVTWRTSGGTTTIALPLPSGGTLTIRVPNEGIIKWALAKNEQTGTVSAGDIVGFIDAKDGFEVSGDLDRMVPGGKLTGGVLHPPGHAVAGGDNG, from the coding sequence GTGCAGGCGCTGCTGCGTTTGGCGTTTCGGCGGTCATTGTGGAGACGTCGCGCCGCGTGGATCGTGCTCGGAATCCTGCTCCCGATGTTTGCTCCGGCCACGTTCGGGCTTGTGATGGTGGTGGCGGTCTTGGGCGGAGGAGCGGCGTACATGGCCGATCCTTGGGATGGCGAGATTCCCAAGGACGTCTCGCCCGCGCACGGCATCCCTTCGATGTTTGTGGCATACGTCCAACAGGCGAGTCTCACATACCGTGTTCCCATGCAATTCATCGCGGGTGAAGTCATGGTGGAGTCCGCTTGGGACCCGACCGCGTACACGGACTACGGCGGGAGTCACGCGATGGGTCTCATGCAATTCGAGCCCGAGACCTGGAGCGGGTGGAGCAATCCGTACTGCCGGATTGACGAACCGGACACCGACGCGCAGCGCATTCAGCAATACGGCGGGTACGGTGTGGACGCGGATGGGATGTGGGCGCCGATAGGCACGCCGTCGCAGGCGGCCAGTCATATCGCAACGCTCAATGCCCAGTGCCAAGCCAGGGGGAACACAGGATGCGCGCCGTATGCGAGCCCATGGGACCCGGCGGACGCTCTGGCCGCCGGGGCGAAGTACCTGTCGACCCTCTACAACCAGTTCGGCACCTGGGCGTCGGCCAGCGCCCATTACTACGGCGGAGCGGGCCAGGACCAGTATGTGGCGAGCGTCATGCGCTACACCTACGCCTACGTGTTGGACACGCCGCCCCTGCAACTGGATGGAGGCGGGTTCTGGCCGTTTGGCGAGGCGGATTTGGCCATGAGTTCAGCGGAGAACGGCTGGTGGTCGGTCAAAGGCGAGAGCAAGAACCCGGTTGTTTCGCAGTTCTTGCCCTCGCTGCCGATTGTCGCCCCGGCGTCCGGGGCGGTGACGTGGAGGACGTCCGGCGGCACGACGACCATCGCCCTGCCGCTGCCAAGCGGCGGGACGTTGACGATCCGCGTGCCTAACGAAGGGATCATCAAGTGGGCGCTGGCGAAGAACGAGCAAACAGGGACAGTCAGCGCCGGTGACATCGTAGGATTTATAGACGCTAAAGACGGTTTTGAGGTGTCTGGGGATTTGGACCGGATGGTTCCTGGCGGGAAACTGACCGGCGGTGTTTTGCACCCACCGGGGCATGCCGTCGCAGGAGGTGACAATGGGTGA
- a CDS encoding HD domain-containing phosphohydrolase, producing the protein MAVEIWMDAEGVIERANGDTESLLGFRNEELAGLPVALLHLRLAEPGLHTLFVRRRDGQTVLIHAFVDKDPTSGGCTAHLQDVFGGETERARLAFQYALFRGLAFAAEYGDPDLLDHLRRVGRYTSWVARGALGLLDEDVARLTVAAYVHDVGKSAIPREILYKPAPLNEEEYALVKTHTDKGFAVLQEVERHVKRQAPWLYDELTWRWAKDVARYHHENWDGSGYPEGKVGEDIPLAARVVKVVDVLDALLHVRPYKSAWSNEQVRREIMAKTGTEFDPELASWLLSHEAEWRNEDRSGSGGDELWWP; encoded by the coding sequence ATGGCGGTGGAGATTTGGATGGATGCCGAGGGTGTCATTGAGAGGGCAAACGGCGATACGGAATCGTTGCTCGGGTTTCGGAACGAGGAGCTGGCGGGACTGCCGGTCGCGCTTTTACACCTCAGACTCGCCGAGCCAGGGTTGCACACGCTCTTTGTTCGGCGAAGGGACGGGCAGACAGTACTCATTCACGCGTTTGTGGACAAAGATCCAACGTCCGGTGGGTGCACGGCACACCTGCAAGACGTGTTTGGCGGGGAGACAGAGCGAGCGCGGCTGGCGTTTCAGTATGCTCTGTTCAGGGGGCTGGCGTTTGCCGCCGAGTATGGAGACCCGGACTTGCTTGATCACCTGCGCCGGGTTGGGCGCTACACGTCGTGGGTGGCGCGAGGAGCGCTTGGTCTGTTGGACGAGGATGTGGCGCGCTTGACGGTGGCGGCGTATGTGCACGATGTGGGCAAGTCTGCGATCCCGAGGGAGATTCTGTACAAACCTGCGCCACTCAACGAAGAGGAGTATGCCCTGGTTAAAACCCACACGGACAAGGGATTCGCCGTATTGCAGGAGGTCGAACGGCACGTTAAGCGCCAGGCCCCGTGGCTGTACGACGAGCTGACTTGGCGGTGGGCCAAGGACGTAGCCCGATACCATCACGAGAACTGGGATGGCAGTGGGTACCCGGAAGGCAAGGTGGGCGAGGACATCCCGCTGGCAGCGCGGGTGGTGAAGGTGGTGGATGTGCTGGACGCCTTGCTGCATGTGCGCCCGTACAAGTCCGCATGGTCCAATGAACAGGTCCGCCGGGAGATCATGGCCAAGACCGGGACGGAGTTTGACCCGGAACTGGCGTCGTGGTTGCTCTCACACGAAGCGGAATGGCGAAACGAAGACAGGTCCGGTTCAGGGGGTGATGAGTTGTGGTGGCCTTAA
- a CDS encoding pilus assembly protein TadB — translation MVALILGVLGFLAVFVVVWGFALVQAQEEALRIRSIRGTYRQTGQRTGFLEAMHRDMVRYVQEIGKPEWADIAYRVSFAMPLIVVAIVLLVGWYWALPLALLAFFLPYMYLERTYRRARLKLRGQLRQARLLIALLAEAGAPVERGIVAAETVSGYPLKPYLRDVCIAIGQVPENTDEQQRDTGMRVQTVVEAFLQMAERLKLPEATQFAQLLAQSTRYNTPLTDMMFTSLEIEERIRDAEAEAKYNNAISKISYLSTLGLGIPVFAYMFLAMFSYLLQLLGGAFGFGSL, via the coding sequence GTGGTGGCCTTAATCCTCGGGGTATTAGGGTTTCTGGCGGTGTTCGTCGTCGTGTGGGGGTTCGCCCTGGTGCAGGCACAGGAGGAGGCACTTCGCATCCGGTCCATCCGGGGCACGTACAGGCAAACCGGACAAAGGACCGGGTTTCTGGAGGCCATGCACCGGGATATGGTGCGGTATGTCCAGGAGATCGGCAAGCCGGAATGGGCGGACATCGCCTATCGGGTGTCGTTTGCCATGCCGCTGATTGTGGTGGCCATTGTTTTGCTGGTCGGCTGGTACTGGGCGCTCCCCTTGGCGCTGCTGGCGTTTTTTCTCCCGTACATGTACTTGGAGCGGACGTACCGGCGGGCACGGCTGAAACTTCGCGGCCAGCTTCGGCAGGCAAGACTTCTAATTGCCCTGCTGGCGGAGGCGGGCGCGCCAGTTGAGCGCGGGATCGTGGCGGCCGAGACGGTGAGCGGGTATCCCCTCAAGCCGTATCTGCGCGACGTGTGCATCGCCATTGGCCAGGTTCCGGAGAACACGGACGAACAGCAGAGGGACACCGGGATGCGGGTGCAGACGGTGGTGGAGGCGTTTTTGCAGATGGCAGAGCGGCTGAAACTGCCGGAGGCCACGCAGTTCGCGCAACTTCTCGCCCAGTCCACCCGGTACAACACGCCGCTGACCGACATGATGTTCACGTCGCTGGAGATCGAGGAACGCATCCGGGACGCCGAGGCGGAGGCGAAGTACAACAACGCGATCTCCAAGATCAGTTACCTGTCCACCCTGGGACTTGGCATTCCAGTGTTCGCGTACATGTTCCTGGCGATGTTTTCATACCTGTTACAGTTGCTTGGCGGCGCATTCGGGTTTGGCTCGCTGTAA